The Aeromicrobium sp. Sec7.5 genome window below encodes:
- a CDS encoding AMP-binding protein, with amino-acid sequence MTASLRPVSGTADELVPLLRTWIEGEEPLWIRTSGSTGRPKDVVLSPHAVRASAAATHARLGGPGQWLLAVPPTGVAGLQVVVRSLLTGIDPVTSLDSYTAERRYASLVPTQLHRLLEAGRAGPWAALDAVLVGGGPVRASLVERAQDAGISVVRTYGMSETCGGCVYDGFALDGVRLRIDDGQVMVAGDVLFDGYVDAPRTDEWFATNDRGEITNGELRVVGRLDDVVLSGGVNVPLPAVTAALQDAAGVADALAVGVDDPEWGQRVVALVVPANAVCLEGLSAERLRDAVEEAGHPRTWGPRAIALVDAIPLLPNGKPDRLAARALFS; translated from the coding sequence ATGACGGCGTCGCTCCGTCCGGTGTCGGGAACGGCTGACGAGCTCGTCCCGCTGCTGCGCACCTGGATCGAGGGCGAGGAGCCCCTCTGGATCCGCACCAGCGGCAGCACGGGACGACCGAAGGACGTCGTGCTGTCACCGCATGCCGTGCGCGCGTCGGCTGCCGCGACGCACGCCCGTCTCGGGGGTCCGGGGCAGTGGCTGCTGGCGGTGCCCCCGACCGGGGTCGCGGGACTGCAGGTCGTGGTGCGGTCGCTGCTGACCGGCATCGATCCCGTCACGTCCCTGGACTCGTACACGGCGGAGCGCCGGTATGCCTCGCTCGTGCCCACCCAGCTGCACCGGCTGCTCGAGGCGGGTCGGGCCGGGCCGTGGGCCGCCTTGGACGCAGTGCTCGTCGGTGGCGGTCCGGTCCGGGCGTCGCTCGTCGAACGGGCGCAGGACGCCGGGATCAGCGTCGTGCGCACCTACGGCATGTCGGAGACCTGTGGCGGGTGCGTCTACGACGGGTTCGCGCTTGACGGCGTGCGGCTGCGGATCGACGACGGCCAGGTCATGGTGGCGGGAGACGTCCTGTTCGACGGCTACGTCGACGCGCCCCGTACGGACGAGTGGTTCGCGACGAACGACCGGGGCGAGATCACGAACGGTGAGCTGCGGGTCGTGGGCCGCCTCGACGACGTCGTGCTGAGCGGCGGTGTCAACGTGCCGCTGCCCGCGGTCACGGCGGCCCTGCAGGACGCCGCGGGCGTCGCCGACGCGCTAGCGGTGGGGGTCGACGACCCGGAGTGGGGGCAGCGCGTCGTCGCGCTCGTGGTGCCCGCCAACGCGGTGTGCCTCGAGGGCCTGTCGGCCGAGCGCCTCCGCGATGCCGTCGAGGAGGCGGGCCACCCCCGCACCTGGGGACCGCGCGCCATCGCCCTGGTCGACGCGATCCCGCTGCTCCCGAACGGCAAGCCCGACCGCCTGGCCGCTCGCGCCCTCTTCTCCTGA
- a CDS encoding 1,4-dihydroxy-2-naphthoate polyprenyltransferase: MTAGPTPPTSQTPHGLALWLAGARPRTLPAAVAPVAAGTGAAVLADGFVWWKALLALGVSLALQVGVNYANDYSDGVRGTDDDRVGPLRLVGSGLVPAARVKAAALGFLALGGVLGLVLAATTTWWLLLVGAAALGAAWTYTGGPSPYGYRALGEVSVFLFFGLVAVVGTTFVQVEEVTWASVLAGVGVGALACAILVANNLRDIATDTVAGKRTLAVLLGDRRTRGFYVALVLVAVATAVGLAVTETPWALLALLFAPLAVRGVRVVTSGATGPALIPVLQSTGVAELVFALGLTVGLCLA, translated from the coding sequence ATGACCGCCGGCCCCACGCCCCCCACGTCGCAGACGCCGCACGGCCTCGCCCTGTGGCTCGCGGGCGCGCGGCCCCGCACCCTGCCCGCCGCCGTCGCCCCGGTCGCGGCCGGCACCGGTGCGGCCGTGCTGGCCGACGGCTTCGTCTGGTGGAAGGCCCTGCTCGCGCTCGGCGTCTCGCTGGCGCTCCAGGTCGGCGTCAACTACGCCAACGACTACTCCGACGGCGTGCGCGGCACCGACGACGACCGCGTGGGTCCCCTGCGGCTCGTCGGCTCCGGACTCGTCCCGGCTGCTCGGGTCAAGGCGGCGGCGCTCGGGTTCCTGGCCCTCGGCGGCGTCCTCGGGCTCGTCCTGGCCGCGACCACGACCTGGTGGCTGCTGCTCGTCGGCGCCGCGGCCCTCGGCGCCGCGTGGACCTACACGGGGGGCCCGTCGCCCTACGGCTACCGTGCGCTCGGCGAGGTCAGCGTGTTCCTGTTCTTCGGCCTCGTCGCGGTCGTCGGCACGACCTTCGTGCAGGTCGAGGAGGTCACGTGGGCCAGCGTGCTGGCCGGCGTCGGAGTCGGGGCGCTGGCGTGCGCGATCCTCGTGGCCAACAACCTGCGCGACATCGCCACCGACACGGTCGCGGGCAAGCGGACCCTGGCGGTCCTGCTGGGCGACCGGCGCACCCGCGGGTTCTACGTCGCGCTCGTGCTCGTGGCCGTGGCCACGGCCGTCGGTCTCGCCGTGACCGAGACCCCCTGGGCGCTGCTGGCGCTGCTGTTCGCCCCCCTGGCCGTGCGCGGGGTGCGCGTCGTGACCTCGGGCGCCACGGGTCCGGCGCTGATCCCCGTGCTCCAGTCGACGGGCGTGGCCGAGCTCGTCTTCGCCCTCGGTCTCACCGTCGGCCTCTGCCTCGCCTGA
- a CDS encoding PLP-dependent cysteine synthase family protein codes for MPKTSTEQRAWIAEAVRIVEADANRSADTHLHVLDLPTPGVGLYLKDESVHPTGSLKHRLARSLFLYAICNGWLGPDSTVVEASSGSTAVSEAYFARLIGLPFVAVMPRTTSREKVALIEWHGGRCHFVESSSHTYDEARRLAAECGGHYMDQFTFAERATDWRGNNNIAESIFEQMAAEPHPVPSWIVVGAGTGGTSATIGRYVRYRRHDTRVLVADPEGSAFLEGWTTDSSDVVTGTTSRIEGIGRPRIEPSFVGGVIDDMLEVPDGASLAAMAWTSHRLGRDVGPSTGTNVWAALTLATRMADAGEPGSIVSLLCDGGERYRASHADPAWVTEQGIDPAPFAAQLDAYDATGRLA; via the coding sequence GTGCCGAAGACGTCGACTGAGCAGCGGGCCTGGATCGCCGAGGCGGTCCGCATCGTCGAGGCCGACGCCAACCGCAGCGCCGACACGCACCTGCACGTCCTGGACCTGCCGACCCCGGGCGTGGGCCTCTACCTCAAGGACGAGTCGGTCCACCCGACCGGCAGCCTGAAGCACCGGCTCGCCCGGTCCCTGTTCCTGTACGCGATCTGCAACGGCTGGCTCGGACCCGACTCCACCGTCGTCGAGGCGTCGAGCGGGTCGACCGCCGTCAGCGAGGCGTACTTCGCGCGGCTCATCGGCCTGCCGTTCGTGGCCGTCATGCCGCGGACCACGAGCCGGGAGAAGGTCGCGCTCATCGAGTGGCACGGCGGACGCTGCCACTTTGTCGAGTCGTCCTCCCACACCTACGACGAGGCGCGCCGCCTCGCCGCCGAGTGCGGCGGGCACTACATGGACCAGTTCACGTTCGCCGAGCGCGCCACCGACTGGCGGGGCAACAACAACATCGCCGAGTCGATCTTCGAGCAGATGGCGGCCGAGCCGCATCCCGTGCCGAGCTGGATCGTCGTCGGGGCAGGCACCGGCGGCACGTCGGCCACGATCGGTCGCTACGTGCGGTACCGCCGGCACGACACCCGCGTGCTGGTGGCCGATCCCGAGGGGTCGGCGTTCCTCGAGGGCTGGACCACGGACTCCTCCGACGTCGTCACCGGCACGACGTCGCGGATCGAGGGGATCGGTCGCCCGCGGATCGAGCCCTCGTTCGTCGGAGGTGTCATCGACGACATGCTGGAGGTGCCCGACGGCGCCTCGCTCGCCGCGATGGCCTGGACCTCCCACCGCCTCGGTCGTGACGTCGGACCCTCGACGGGCACCAACGTGTGGGCGGCGCTCACGCTGGCCACACGCATGGCCGACGCGGGGGAGCCGGGGAGCATCGTGTCGCTGCTGTGCGACGGCGGGGAGCGCTACCGCGCGAGCCACGCCGACCCGGCCTGGGTCACCGAGCAGGGCATCGACCCGGCGCCGTTCGCCGCGCAGCTCGACGCGTACGACGCGACCGGCCGCCTGGCCTGA
- a CDS encoding DUF4229 domain-containing protein — protein MSPFWTYTLSRLGLLAATYAVLAGVGFGFGLLEFSELTNLIVLFAAMVISSAIGFVLLSQQREALALQVQERAEKISARIEESRSAEDVD, from the coding sequence ATGTCGCCGTTCTGGACCTACACGCTCTCCCGCCTCGGACTCCTCGCCGCCACGTACGCGGTCCTCGCCGGCGTGGGCTTCGGGTTCGGCCTGCTCGAGTTCAGCGAGCTGACCAACCTGATCGTCCTGTTCGCCGCGATGGTCATCTCGTCGGCCATCGGTTTCGTGCTCCTGAGCCAGCAGCGCGAGGCCCTGGCCCTGCAGGTCCAGGAGCGCGCGGAGAAGATCTCCGCCCGCATCGAGGAGTCCCGCAGTGCCGAAGACGTCGACTGA
- a CDS encoding PLDc N-terminal domain-containing protein, whose translation MGKAILVGIAVVLVIYAFFDAIATPRQQVKLLPKPAWLIVILLIPVFGALAWIFAGTKRMRPGPRRGPRPPRGPDDDPDYLRGI comes from the coding sequence ATGGGCAAGGCCATCCTCGTCGGCATCGCCGTCGTGCTCGTGATCTACGCGTTCTTCGACGCCATCGCCACACCGCGCCAGCAGGTCAAGCTCCTGCCGAAGCCGGCGTGGCTGATCGTGATCCTGCTGATCCCCGTCTTCGGTGCCTTGGCCTGGATCTTCGCGGGCACGAAGCGCATGCGTCCCGGCCCCCGTCGCGGTCCGCGGCCGCCCCGCGGCCCCGACGACGACCCCGACTACCTACGCGGCATCTGA
- a CDS encoding dipeptidase, with protein sequence MSGSSWTWDQHACLPLKPDADVSVLDRYDRPGGGFVSVNVGYAPQTGDDARALVAAFRRGVEARPRLSLATTLPELAAARGAGLIGVAFDLEDSAPLDGDLGNVRAFVEAGVRTLLPTYNHANAAGCGCLDTHDTGLTRWGVDLVREMNAAGMVADGSHCSERTGLDLCAISEKPVVYSHSCLTSVWDHPRNITDDQAVACAETGGVVGITGVGIFLGPNTPTLDAMARHLEAAVELVGIDHVGVSTDHSFDQADFHAELATNPDLFDESYTRWGPLQWVSPELFVTLDDVLLARGWSQRDVDAVVSGNFRRVAEAVW encoded by the coding sequence GTGAGTGGTTCCTCGTGGACGTGGGACCAGCACGCCTGCCTGCCGCTGAAGCCCGACGCCGACGTGAGCGTGCTCGATCGGTACGACCGACCCGGCGGCGGGTTCGTGTCGGTCAACGTGGGCTACGCGCCGCAGACCGGTGACGACGCGCGGGCGCTCGTGGCGGCGTTCCGGCGCGGCGTCGAGGCGCGGCCCCGGCTGAGCCTGGCGACGACGCTGCCCGAGCTCGCGGCGGCCCGCGGGGCCGGGCTGATCGGTGTGGCGTTCGACCTGGAGGACTCCGCGCCTCTCGACGGTGACCTGGGGAACGTGCGGGCCTTCGTCGAGGCTGGCGTGCGCACCCTGCTGCCGACGTACAACCACGCGAACGCCGCGGGCTGCGGGTGTCTGGACACCCACGACACGGGCCTGACCCGGTGGGGTGTCGACCTCGTGCGTGAGATGAACGCGGCCGGCATGGTCGCGGACGGCTCGCACTGCAGCGAGCGGACCGGCCTGGACCTGTGCGCCATCTCGGAGAAGCCCGTCGTCTACAGCCACTCCTGCCTTACGTCGGTGTGGGACCACCCGCGCAACATCACCGACGACCAGGCCGTGGCCTGTGCCGAGACGGGCGGGGTCGTCGGCATCACGGGGGTCGGCATCTTCCTGGGGCCCAACACCCCCACGCTCGACGCCATGGCGCGGCACCTCGAGGCCGCGGTCGAGCTCGTCGGCATCGACCACGTGGGCGTCAGCACCGACCACTCCTTCGACCAGGCCGACTTCCACGCCGAGCTGGCGACGAACCCCGATCTGTTCGACGAGAGCTACACGCGCTGGGGGCCGCTCCAGTGGGTGTCGCCGGAGCTCTTCGTGACGCTCGACGACGTTCTCCTGGCTCGCGGCTGGTCCCAGCGCGACGTCGACGCGGTCGTGTCCGGAAACTTCCGGCGCGTGGCCGAGGCCGTCTGGTGA
- a CDS encoding ABC transporter permease: MSTSTSTSTSTSTGTSAGPGSRTEPSTGAGDAKAARPLKALTVAMFKGFVRDRMTLFWAIAFPLMFLVLFGGIFTSQGDLDPAEVVVVGDVSVIDDAPDEARESIDQSVDITRSDDLDAALEQVREGDADAVLTEEGGEVTVRYSAADPVAGAQIQSVVQAIVQQANTAVYQQTTGEAPAFTFASSQVEDESLEQIQYVTPSLLGWAVAMSATFGAAANLVMWRKSGLLRRLRLAPVRTSSVVLARVGVSLVIALVQAVIFVGLGVGAFGLQLSGWWPLVVPLLLTGTLAFLSIGMLAGAVSKTEEGAIGLANFVVLPMAFLSGSFFPLDGAPTWLQVVSNCLPLKHLNQGMLDVMVREQGPSAIVLPILILLGFAAVFATVSARLFRWEA, translated from the coding sequence ATGAGCACCAGCACCAGCACCAGCACGAGCACGAGCACGGGGACCAGCGCCGGGCCCGGCAGCCGGACCGAGCCGTCGACGGGTGCCGGCGACGCGAAGGCGGCCCGCCCGCTCAAGGCCCTCACCGTCGCGATGTTCAAGGGCTTCGTGCGCGATCGCATGACGCTGTTCTGGGCCATCGCCTTCCCGCTGATGTTCTTGGTCCTCTTCGGCGGCATCTTCACGAGCCAGGGCGACCTGGACCCGGCCGAGGTCGTCGTGGTGGGCGACGTCTCGGTCATCGACGACGCACCCGACGAGGCGCGGGAGTCCATCGACCAGTCGGTCGACATCACCCGCTCCGACGACCTCGACGCCGCGCTCGAGCAGGTCCGCGAGGGAGACGCCGACGCCGTCCTCACCGAGGAGGGCGGTGAGGTGACGGTGCGCTACTCGGCGGCCGACCCGGTCGCGGGTGCCCAGATCCAGAGCGTCGTGCAGGCGATCGTGCAGCAGGCCAACACCGCCGTCTACCAGCAGACGACGGGGGAGGCACCGGCCTTCACGTTCGCCTCGAGCCAGGTCGAGGACGAGTCGCTGGAGCAGATCCAGTACGTCACGCCGAGCCTGCTCGGCTGGGCCGTCGCGATGAGTGCCACGTTCGGCGCCGCCGCCAACCTCGTGATGTGGCGCAAGAGCGGCCTGCTGCGCCGCTTGCGCCTGGCGCCGGTGCGCACCAGCTCGGTCGTGCTGGCCCGGGTCGGCGTCAGCCTCGTCATCGCGCTCGTCCAGGCGGTCATCTTCGTCGGACTCGGCGTCGGGGCGTTCGGGCTGCAGCTCTCGGGCTGGTGGCCGCTCGTCGTGCCGCTGCTGCTGACCGGCACGCTGGCGTTCCTCTCGATCGGCATGCTCGCGGGCGCCGTGTCCAAGACCGAGGAGGGGGCCATCGGGCTGGCGAACTTCGTCGTGCTGCCGATGGCCTTCCTGTCCGGCTCGTTCTTCCCCCTCGACGGGGCGCCGACCTGGCTGCAGGTCGTCAGCAACTGCCTGCCGCTCAAGCACCTCAACCAAGGCATGCTCGACGTCATGGTGCGCGAGCAGGGGCCGTCGGCGATCGTGCTGCCGATCCTCATCCTCCTGGGCTTCGCCGCCGTGTTCGCCACGGTCTCGGCGCGCCTGTTCCGCTGGGAGGCGTGA
- a CDS encoding ABC transporter ATP-binding protein, whose protein sequence is MGVQIEVDHLTMRYGAVTAVEDISFTVAPGEFFGLLGPNGAGKTTTLETIEGLRSPTSGRVSVDGRDPGKREPDLQRRIGVQLQSSAFFERLTAVEQLQTFGAIYGVPTSRLDDLLEQVGLTEKASAQVQDLSGGQKQRLSIACALVHDPDVVFLDEPTAALDPQARRNLWDVLRGINDSGRTVVLTTHYMEEAEELCDRVAIVDHGSLLEIDTPGALIRQLDAATRIGLAVETITIDDARALPGADSVTLGGSGLVIETREPATVLAELGRREALEGLSVSKGTLEDVFLDLTGREYRA, encoded by the coding sequence ATGGGGGTACAGATCGAGGTCGATCACCTGACGATGCGCTACGGCGCCGTCACCGCGGTCGAGGACATCAGCTTCACGGTCGCACCGGGCGAGTTCTTCGGCCTGCTCGGACCCAACGGGGCGGGCAAGACCACGACGCTCGAGACGATCGAGGGCCTACGTAGCCCCACGAGCGGCCGGGTCTCGGTCGACGGTCGCGACCCGGGCAAGCGGGAGCCCGACCTGCAGCGCCGCATCGGCGTGCAGCTGCAGTCGTCGGCGTTCTTCGAGCGACTCACGGCCGTCGAGCAGCTGCAGACCTTCGGGGCCATCTACGGGGTCCCGACCTCGCGCCTCGACGACCTGCTCGAGCAGGTGGGCCTCACGGAGAAGGCCAGCGCCCAGGTCCAGGACCTCTCCGGTGGTCAGAAGCAGCGGCTCTCGATCGCCTGCGCGCTGGTGCACGATCCCGACGTCGTCTTCCTCGACGAGCCCACCGCGGCGCTCGACCCGCAGGCACGGCGAAACCTGTGGGACGTCCTGCGCGGCATCAACGACTCCGGCCGCACCGTCGTCCTCACGACGCACTACATGGAGGAGGCCGAGGAGCTCTGCGACCGCGTCGCGATCGTCGACCACGGAAGCCTCCTCGAGATCGACACCCCGGGCGCGCTGATCCGCCAGCTCGACGCCGCGACCCGCATCGGGCTGGCGGTCGAGACGATCACGATCGACGACGCGCGGGCGCTCCCGGGCGCGGACTCGGTCACGCTGGGCGGCTCCGGCCTCGTGATCGAGACGCGCGAGCCCGCGACGGTGCTGGCCGAGCTCGGTCGCCGCGAGGCGCTCGAGGGACTCAGCGTCAGCAAGGGCACGCTCGAGGACGTCTTCCTCGACCTGACCGGACGGGAGTACCGCGCATGA
- the ccsB gene encoding c-type cytochrome biogenesis protein CcsB, whose translation MTLADFAEFSNYAVASGTVVLALAFLAHLAELLFVRQEAVEPVAATVGAGAQGSVAVATPDDDEVPPRSAVLSRIGIALTVVATGLLVAGVVSRALASERVPWGNMYEFGLTGVSIALVVYLVLVRITSVQWIAPLVTGFGLAILGLAWSAYVPAGPLVPALHSYWLVIHVAAVMIAGALFLVGASASLLYLLKERAENRGSVGPILRRVPTIAAMDRLAYRTHAVGFVLWTFGALIAGPIWAHYAWGRYWGWDPKEVWAFVTWVVYAGYLHARATAGWKGRRAAIIALLGFATFLFSYYGVNIFVPGLHSYAK comes from the coding sequence ATGACCCTCGCCGACTTCGCCGAGTTCTCGAACTACGCCGTCGCGTCGGGCACCGTCGTGCTCGCGCTCGCCTTCCTCGCCCACCTGGCCGAGCTGCTGTTCGTCCGCCAGGAGGCCGTCGAGCCCGTCGCCGCCACGGTCGGTGCCGGTGCCCAGGGCTCGGTCGCCGTCGCGACGCCCGACGACGACGAGGTCCCCCCGCGCAGCGCGGTCCTGAGTCGCATCGGCATCGCGCTGACGGTCGTCGCGACCGGCCTGCTCGTGGCCGGTGTCGTCTCCCGTGCGCTCGCGTCCGAGCGGGTCCCGTGGGGCAACATGTACGAGTTCGGCCTCACGGGCGTCTCGATCGCCCTGGTCGTCTACCTCGTGCTCGTCCGCATCACCTCGGTGCAGTGGATCGCGCCGCTCGTCACGGGCTTCGGCCTGGCGATCCTCGGCCTGGCCTGGTCGGCGTACGTCCCGGCCGGTCCGCTGGTGCCCGCGCTGCACTCGTACTGGCTCGTGATCCACGTCGCGGCCGTCATGATCGCCGGTGCCCTGTTCCTGGTCGGTGCCTCCGCCTCGCTGCTGTACCTGCTCAAGGAGCGGGCCGAGAACCGCGGTTCGGTCGGGCCGATCCTGCGGCGCGTGCCGACGATCGCCGCGATGGACCGCCTGGCGTACCGCACGCACGCGGTCGGCTTCGTGCTCTGGACCTTCGGCGCACTGATCGCCGGCCCGATCTGGGCGCACTACGCGTGGGGCCGGTACTGGGGCTGGGACCCCAAGGAGGTCTGGGCCTTCGTCACGTGGGTCGTCTACGCCGGCTACCTGCACGCCCGCGCGACCGCTGGCTGGAAGGGCCGCCGCGCTGCGATCATCGCGCTGCTCGGCTTCGCCACGTTCCTGTTCAGCTACTACGGCGTCAACATCTTCGTCCCGGGCCTGCACTCCTACGCCAAGTGA
- the resB gene encoding cytochrome c biogenesis protein ResB → MSNDRDTDGTIPRRDRKRGAAPALNSWEFLRWMWTQLTSMRTALLLLLLLAVASLPGSFVPQRGVDARAVEAFRLRHPDLSPVLEKLGAFNVYASPWFSAIYLLLMVSLIGCILPRSRVYWRALRARPPKAPRRFDRLPASGTFETTADVETVLVAARRVVGRARIDVVTEDDGARGELRSERGYLREFGNLVFHVSVVVVLIGVAVGSLLGYRGAVIVTEGDRFSNVLTQYDEFTSGTWFDPDSLPPFSLELDDLVAEFDISDGPQRGAPRLFEADGTFVEGLDGDQDDYSIRVNHPLSIGSTDIFLVGQGYSPGIKVTDPDGTVVFDEAVPFLPEDATYTSGGVVKVPDTGPEQLGMQGFFLPTAARTAEDEASISLFPAAANPYIALQAWTGDLGLDDGTPQSVYVLDTSKMTQVLDEDGNPFRIELQPGQSSTLPDGTVVEFTELKQFARFQISSSPLAGLPLGGVAVGLGGLILSLFVRPRRTWVRAVSDGSRTVVEAAALDRVPRDDLPDDLTSFVDRLREALEPQEKKTP, encoded by the coding sequence GTGAGCAACGACCGCGACACCGACGGCACGATCCCCCGGCGCGACCGGAAGCGGGGAGCCGCACCGGCTCTGAACAGCTGGGAGTTCCTGCGCTGGATGTGGACGCAGCTGACATCGATGCGTACCGCGCTGCTGCTCCTGCTGCTGCTCGCGGTGGCGTCACTGCCCGGGTCCTTCGTGCCGCAGCGAGGGGTCGACGCGCGCGCGGTCGAGGCGTTCCGCCTGCGCCACCCCGACCTGTCACCGGTGCTCGAGAAGCTCGGCGCGTTCAACGTCTACGCGTCACCGTGGTTCAGCGCGATCTACCTGCTGCTCATGGTCTCGCTGATCGGCTGCATCCTGCCGCGATCGCGGGTGTACTGGCGCGCTCTGCGGGCACGTCCGCCGAAGGCCCCCCGCCGCTTCGACCGCCTCCCGGCCTCCGGCACGTTCGAGACCACGGCCGACGTCGAGACCGTGCTCGTCGCGGCACGCCGCGTCGTCGGGCGCGCGCGCATCGACGTCGTGACCGAGGACGACGGCGCCCGTGGCGAGCTGCGCTCCGAGCGCGGCTACCTGCGCGAGTTCGGCAACCTCGTGTTCCACGTGAGCGTCGTCGTGGTGCTGATCGGTGTCGCCGTCGGCTCCCTCCTGGGCTACCGCGGCGCCGTGATCGTGACCGAGGGAGACCGGTTCTCCAACGTCCTCACGCAGTACGACGAGTTCACGTCGGGCACGTGGTTCGACCCCGACAGCCTGCCGCCGTTCTCGCTGGAGCTCGACGACCTCGTCGCCGAGTTCGACATCAGCGACGGGCCCCAGCGTGGCGCTCCTCGCCTGTTCGAGGCCGACGGCACGTTCGTCGAGGGTCTCGACGGCGATCAGGACGACTACTCGATCCGCGTCAACCACCCGCTCTCGATCGGGTCGACCGACATCTTCCTGGTGGGCCAGGGGTACTCCCCGGGCATCAAGGTCACCGATCCCGACGGCACGGTCGTGTTCGACGAGGCCGTCCCGTTCCTGCCCGAGGACGCCACCTACACCTCCGGCGGTGTCGTGAAGGTGCCCGACACCGGTCCGGAGCAGCTCGGGATGCAGGGGTTCTTCCTGCCCACCGCCGCCCGCACGGCCGAGGACGAGGCGTCGATCTCGCTCTTCCCGGCGGCGGCCAACCCCTACATCGCCCTGCAGGCGTGGACCGGCGACCTCGGCCTCGACGACGGCACGCCGCAGTCGGTGTACGTCCTCGACACGAGCAAGATGACGCAGGTACTCGACGAGGACGGCAACCCGTTCCGGATCGAGCTGCAGCCCGGCCAGTCGAGCACCCTGCCCGACGGGACGGTCGTGGAGTTCACCGAGCTGAAGCAGTTCGCCCGGTTCCAGATCAGCTCCTCGCCGCTCGCCGGTCTGCCGCTGGGCGGCGTCGCGGTCGGTCTCGGAGGCCTGATTCTCTCGCTGTTCGTCCGCCCTCGTCGCACGTGGGTCCGTGCCGTCTCGGACGGCTCACGTACCGTGGTGGAGGCAGCCGCGCTCGACCGCGTCCCGCGCGACGACCTCCCGGACGACCTCACGTCCTTCGTCGACCGTCTGCGTGAAGCGCTCGAGCCCCAGGAGAAGAAGACCCCATGA
- a CDS encoding cytochrome c biogenesis CcdA family protein translates to MNEWLRETAFSGSLLLAVPVAVLAGLVSFFSPCVLPLVPGYLSYVSGVGVQDLDREGGRPRIVLGAVLFVLGFSTIYVAGGALFGAFGLRLAEHQRTFSVVAGVLVILLALLFLGVGSRLQREFRIHAVPTVGLAIAPVLGVFFGLGWLPCVGPTLGAVLALASNEATAVRGAALTAVYCLGLGVPFVLAALGFARFTRATGWVRKHQRAIQVAGGVLLLVVGVLLVTGWWDYLIRDLQSWAGGFGAPL, encoded by the coding sequence GTGAACGAGTGGCTCAGGGAGACGGCCTTCAGCGGCTCCCTGCTGCTCGCGGTTCCCGTGGCCGTCCTGGCGGGCCTGGTCTCCTTCTTCTCGCCGTGCGTGCTGCCGCTCGTGCCGGGCTACCTCTCGTACGTCTCCGGGGTGGGAGTGCAGGACCTCGACCGAGAGGGTGGCCGGCCCCGCATCGTGCTGGGCGCCGTCCTGTTCGTGCTCGGGTTCTCGACGATCTACGTGGCCGGTGGTGCGCTGTTCGGGGCCTTCGGTCTGCGGCTCGCGGAGCACCAGCGCACCTTCTCCGTCGTCGCGGGCGTCCTGGTGATCCTCCTCGCGCTGCTGTTCCTCGGGGTGGGCTCTCGCCTGCAGCGTGAGTTCCGCATCCACGCCGTGCCCACCGTCGGTCTGGCGATCGCGCCGGTCCTCGGGGTGTTCTTCGGTCTGGGATGGCTGCCGTGCGTCGGGCCGACGCTCGGGGCCGTGCTGGCCCTGGCCAGCAACGAGGCCACGGCCGTCCGCGGTGCCGCCCTGACCGCGGTCTACTGCCTGGGTCTCGGCGTCCCGTTCGTGCTGGCGGCGCTCGGTTTCGCCCGCTTCACCCGAGCGACCGGCTGGGTCCGCAAGCACCAGCGAGCGATCCAGGTCGCTGGTGGGGTCCTGCTCCTGGTCGTCGGCGTCCTGCTCGTCACCGGGTGGTGGGACTACCTCATCCGGGACCTGCAGAGCTGGGCCGGCGGATTCGGGGCCCCCCTGTGA
- a CDS encoding TlpA family protein disulfide reductase: MSLLRPLVAVLACLAVVAGCGGAGNSGSTGGYVSSDGTVTIVDPKDRETAPDLVGVDLDGEPLSTDDFAGTVMVVNVWGSWCPPCRAEAPVLKELSDSYADDVQFLGIVNRSKDAAATAFNQTYGITYPSFSDEGGSLELRFVDSLPSQAIPTTWVIDTEGRVAARILDEVDASTLGGIIDDLLAESGSGTGEGGS; encoded by the coding sequence ATGAGTCTCCTGCGTCCCCTCGTCGCGGTGCTCGCCTGCCTCGCCGTCGTGGCTGGGTGCGGCGGCGCCGGCAACAGCGGGTCGACGGGCGGTTACGTCAGCTCCGACGGCACCGTCACGATCGTCGACCCCAAGGACCGTGAGACGGCCCCCGATCTCGTGGGCGTCGACCTCGACGGGGAACCGCTCTCGACCGACGACTTCGCCGGAACCGTCATGGTCGTCAACGTGTGGGGCTCGTGGTGCCCGCCGTGCCGGGCTGAGGCGCCGGTGCTGAAGGAGCTGTCCGACAGCTACGCCGACGACGTCCAGTTCCTCGGCATCGTCAACCGCAGCAAGGACGCGGCTGCCACGGCGTTCAACCAGACCTACGGCATCACCTACCCGAGCTTCTCCGACGAGGGCGGCAGCCTGGAGCTCCGCTTCGTCGACTCGTTGCCGTCGCAGGCCATCCCCACCACGTGGGTCATCGACACCGAGGGACGGGTCGCGGCCCGCATCCTCGACGAGGTCGACGCCTCCACGCTCGGCGGCATCATCGACGACCTCCTGGCCGAGTCGGGCAGCGGGACCGGCGAGGGCGGCTCGTGA